From the genome of Rhizobium oryzihabitans:
ATGGAGTTCCCGATCATTCCCTGCGACCTCTGTGGCTCGCAGGACGGGCTTCAGCGCAATGCCATGAAGGAGATGCTGGCCGACATTGAAAGGCGCATGCCGGGCCGCAAGGACGTGATGCTGAGGGCGCTTGCCCACGTCAATCCGTCGCATCTGCTCGATCCGAAGCTTTTTGATTTTTCGGCGCTCGCTGTCACCGGGGCGTCACCTGAAGAGCGTACGGAGGCCCGCCCTCCCTTATGAAGAAGTGCACCGCGCGATGACCCTTTCCGATAAAGATATCGACTTTCTGATTTCCACCGTTGCCGCTGCCGGCCGCCAGGAAATAATGCCCCGCTTCCGCAATCTCGACGCTGGCGCGATCTCCGAAAAGACCTCCGCCGTCGATCTCGTCACCGAGGCGGATATTCTTACGGAAAAGGCGATAACCGCCGCTCTTCTGCAACGGTTTCCGAAGGCCCATATCGTTGGCGAAGAGGCCTATGATGCGGATCAATCCGTCATTCCAGCTCTTGCCGATGCGCCTTTCGCCTTCGTGATCGATCCAATCGACGGCACTTTCAACTATGCTTCGGGCTTTCCCGCTTTCGGCACGCTGCTCGCCGTCACCGTCAAGGGTGAGACGGTCGCGGGCATCATCCACGATCCCGTCATGGGCGATACCATCATCGCGCTGAAAGGTGAGGGCGCGTTTCTTAACCGCAGGGACGGCTCGCAGGCAAAGCTCAAGGTCGCCGATCCTGTGCCATTGTCCGAAATGGTCGGCATCTTTTCCTGGGGTCACAGCCATGAAGATCGCCGCCCGGTGATCGCCGCCAATATGGCCAAGATCAAGATGGCGCTTTCAATCAATTGTTCGGCTCATGAATATTGGCTTGCCTCCGCTGGCAAGCTGCACTTCATCGGCCATGAAAAGCTGATGCCCTGGGATCATCTTGCCGGTGTTCTCATTCATCAGGAAGCGGGCGGCTATACGGCCCGTTTCGACAATACGCCCTACCGGCCGGGACAGACGACGGGTGGCATCCTGTCGGCGCCCGACAAGGAAAGCTGGAAGATGCTGCGCCGGGAAATCGTGGCTTTATAGTTTTACGCTTAGAAGGAAGGATATCGCCCATGGCTATCGAACTCGACATCGCCTCTCTCGCCAATGCGCTTCAGGAGGCGGCGGCAGTGGAAATCCTGCCGAGGTTCCGTAATCTGGGTGAGGGCGACG
Proteins encoded in this window:
- a CDS encoding inositol monophosphatase family protein, with translation MTLSDKDIDFLISTVAAAGRQEIMPRFRNLDAGAISEKTSAVDLVTEADILTEKAITAALLQRFPKAHIVGEEAYDADQSVIPALADAPFAFVIDPIDGTFNYASGFPAFGTLLAVTVKGETVAGIIHDPVMGDTIIALKGEGAFLNRRDGSQAKLKVADPVPLSEMVGIFSWGHSHEDRRPVIAANMAKIKMALSINCSAHEYWLASAGKLHFIGHEKLMPWDHLAGVLIHQEAGGYTARFDNTPYRPGQTTGGILSAPDKESWKMLRREIVAL